DNA sequence from the Lysinibacillus sp. OF-1 genome:
TTACTAGAATCATGGTCTTTAAAAATAGGTGCATAGCCTGATAAGCGATCCATACCAGCAAAATTATAGGGCTGTGAGTATGTTGGATGCTTATGTGTCAGCAACATATCAATGGCTTCTTTATCTAAATAAAATGAATCGCCAGGTGCGAGACCTTCCTCAGCTAAATGTTCATCCAGCGCTAATAATGTGCCATCGAGTGCTAAAATATATTGCGTTTGAAAAATGTCCTTATGGCCCGTTGTCCAGTTTAAATCATGTCCAATACGCGCCTGTGCATCTTGATCGCCCTGAATGGCCTTGTCCATTAATGCTGGATCAATTAAACCTGTTGTGATATTGGCACAACCATAGGCCTCCACGCCAGCAGCATCATATAGTTTATTGTAAGCAGTTATGTATGTAGCGAACGACGTAATCCCTAGCATCACCACTAAAATACCAGCAATAATCGTCCCAAGTTGAAAAGTTAATGAATTGCGTAATTTCACCATTCATCCTCTCCCCTTTCTAATAATCATCTATGAATATTCCCTATTATTCCTCAATCATACTACAAAAAGATGTATTTAAAAAGCATCTTTAATATTACTAATATAATAAAAGCGATGGATAAAAGTTCTGAATTATGCGATAATTGAAGCGAACTCTCTTCATCATGGAGCATTACCTTATCATCTAATAGGAGGGCTTGCTATGAATAAACGCTTTCATTTTATATCGCTTGTTACAGGAAATTTGTTAACGATAGGAGCTATTTTTATTTATGCTATGCAAAGTCAAGTGCATGTAGCCCTCAGTACGTATGCTCTTGTGATGGGGTTTTTAAGTACATTACTTGTGGTTTTCTTTTATATATGGGGAGAAGAAAAACAACAGATACCCAATCGCTTTTTGAAATAATTAGCATAAAATTAGCCTGTTTTGACACACTAAAACGATTGAAAGCAGTTGATTTTATTATGCTGTACATCCCTTTTTACCTTATAGGGTGAAAGGGATTTTTTATGTACAGCTCAAAAGGTGAGAAAAATAAAGCACATGAAATTCTATGATGAGAGGCTAGATTAGTTTGAACAACTTCATCTAACAAAATCTACAAATGAGCTCAATAAATTAGTTTTTTTCATACACAATTAGCTACTTTCTCGAGGTATTCCCCTCTGATTACGTCTAATTATTGTAGTAAAATAAAAATTTTTGTAGAAATTTTTAAAACAATGATTGAGTAGTATATCAATTTTCTGTATAATCAGCTTGTTTGACAATACTTTATATGAACTTGGGGGTAGACAATTGGGTAAAGCATTGATTATCGGAGCTGGCGGAGTTGCCAGTGTTGTGGTACACAAGTGTGTTCAAAATTCGGACGTATTTGAGGAAATTTGTATCGCAAGTAGAACTGTTTCAAAATGTGACGCTCTAAAAGAAAAACTAGACGGCGGAAAAACAAAAATTCATACTGCACAGGTAGACGCGGATAATACAGAAGAGGTTATTGAGCTTATTAAAGCTTTCGGACCGGATGTTGTGATTAACGTGGCATTACCTTATCAGGACTTAACGATTATGGATGCTTGCTTAGCGACAGGTGTGCACTATGTGGATACTGCAAACTACGAGCCACCTGAAACGGCAAAATTTGAATATAAATGGCAATGGGCTTATAAAGAGAAGTTTGAAAAAGCTGGCTTAACTGCATTACTTGGTAGCGGTTTTGATCCAGGTGTAACAGGCGTTTTCACAGCTCATGCTCAAAAACATGAATTTGATGAAATTCACTATATTGATATCGTGGATGCGAATGCGGGAGATCATGGCTACCATTTCGCAACAAACTTCAACCCAGAAATTAACATTCGTGAAATTACAGCGAATGGTCGTTACTGGAAAGAAGGCAAGTGGGTTGAAACAGCACCACTTGAGAAAAAAGAAGTGTATAACCTTCCAGAAATCGGACCAAAAGATATTTATCTTCTATACCATGAAGAGCTTGAATCACTTGCAAAAAATATCAAAGGTTTAAAACAAATCCGCTTCTGGATGACGTTCTCTGAAAAATACTTAACACACTTAAAAGTATTAGAAAACGTTGGTATGACATCTATTGAACCAATCGAATTTGAAGGTCAAATGATTCAACCAATCCACTTCCTTAAAGCGGTATTGCCAGATCCAGCTTCTCTTGGACCACGTACAAAAGGTAAAACAAATATCGGTTGTATCATCCGCGGTCTAAAAGATGGGCAAGAAAAAACGTATTATGTCTACAACGTATGTGACCATGAAGAGTGCTATAACGAGGTGGGTTCTCAAGCGATTTCTTACACAACAGGTGTACCAGCTATGATCGGTGCTATGCTTGTGATGAATGGCGAATGGCGTAAACCAGGTGTTTGGAATGTAGAAGACTTCAATCCAGATCCATTCATGGATGCACTAAATAAATGGGGTCTACCATGGCAAGAAAGTCATAACCCAGAATTACTTGACCTTGATTTAGATGCAAAGGAATTAAGCCGATGAAACCAATTGATTTTTCAAAAGTTCCATCCCCTTCTTATGTAGTGGATGAGCGATTATTAACAAAAAATCTTGAGCTTTTAAAATCAATTCAAGATCGTACAGGCTGCCGCATTTTACTAGCCCTAAAAGGCTTTTCCATGCATTCAACATTCCCATTAGTTGGGGAATATTTAGCAGGTATTACTGCTAGCTCCTTGCATGAAGCACGTCTAGGCTATGAAAAAATGGGCAAGGAAGTACACGTCTATGCTCCTGCTTATATTGAGCATGAAATGGACGAGCTTCTAGGCTATGTGGATCACATCGTGTTTAACTCATTTAACCAATGGGCTCAGTTCAAAGAGAAAGTAAAATCTGCTGGAAAAACAATTGAATGTGGTATTCGTGTGAATCCTGAGTACTCTGAAATTGAAACAGCACTTTACGATCCTTGCTACACGAACTCTCGCCTTGGTACAACTTTGGCTAACTTCGATAAATCACAGCTTGACGGCATTGATGGCTTACATTTCCATGCGATGTGTGAACAAAATTCCGACACGTTAGAACGTATTATTGAAGTAGTAGAAGAAAAATTTGGTGATGTGTTACATCAAATGAAATGGTTAAACTTCGGTGGTGGCCACCATATTACGCGTGCAGATTATGATGTCGAAAAACTTGTTAACATCATTAACTATATTCAAGAAAAATACAACCTGCTTGTTTACTTAGAACCAGGCGAAGCGGTAGCACTTAATACAGGCTATTTAGTCGCTACAGTACTTGATATTCAAAAAAATGGCATGGACCTTGCTATTTTAGATACGTCAGCAACATGTCATATGCCTGATGTACTTGAAATGCCGTACCGTCCAATGATTATCGGTTCTGGTCAAGCAAATGAATTCGCGCATACGTATCGCTTAGGCGGACTTACATGTCTTGCTGGTGATGTAATTGGTGATTATTCATTTGATCAACCATTAAAACCAGGCGATCGTCTTGTCTTTACAGATATGGCTCATTATTCTATGGTTAAAAACCATATGTTTAATGGTGTCAACTTACCTTCTATCGTTTCTTATAACGATGAAGAAGGCAGTAAAGTCATTCGTGAATTTAAATTTGAAGACTACAGTGGTCGACTGTCTTAATAACAAACGAAAAGCCCTTCCCAGTTTGCTGGAAGGGCTTTTTATTATGACCATATTGTCAACCTATGAAAAAAGACGATGTCCATAAACATTTGGTGAGACGAGAGGTTGATAGCCGTTCCGCCATGTTGCAAAGATGTCTTTTCTTTATCTTATGCCTTTATTTAAATGTGAAGGGATTAGTCACAACAAGGCTACTTGAGTCCCGTGGAATAGCTAGCCCCTAGGTTTTGCTCTGCGCGAAAGCAATGCGTCAGCGACAAGCCTTTTCGCCGTACACAAAATCCTAGTGATTGTGTTGTTTTTTCAACACTAAGAAAACTTAGAGTGCCTATGCCTCCACGTTTTCTTTTTCATTTTCAAGCATTTTGTGTAAATAATCGATAATCTCACGAATGCCATCTAATGAATTGACCAATATTTTTGGATCGACATAAGTAATCATACGGTTCTCAAGATTAGCTACAGCCGTAAAGTAGCGTGTTTTACTGTAATTAACAAGGCCCAATTGTTGAAGTACTGAATCATCAAAATCAAGAATTTCTCGAGCTTCTGTCACCAGTAATCCATAATTAACCACGTCTGTATTTAAAACAATAATACGAGCAGTTGCTGTATTAGATGAGCGGTTGTACAATATTCGTTCAAAATCAAGAACAGGTACAAGCTCACCACGAATTCTTGTAAAGCCTAAAAGATAATTAGGTAAATGAGGGATAGGTGTTACATGCTCTAATTTTTCAATTGAAATTGCTTGCTCCACAGGCACTGCGTATTCCTCTGTCCCACAAGCAAAAACGACTGCTTTCACACTTTCCATGCGGTCACATCCTTCTATTTGACTGTTAGTTTTTCGCCGATTCTTTGACGATTTCTACAAGTAAATCTGCTAATTTTTCTAATTCTTCTACTGGTATTTTTTCATTTATTGTATGAATGTCTTCATAGCCAACTGATAGATTAACGGTAGGAATGCCAAAGCCAGCAATCACATTCGCATCCGAGCCGCCACCTGAAATACCTAATGTTGGTGTACGATCAATATTGCGTGCAGCTGCGATGGCTACTTGAACTACTTTATCTGTTTCTGTTACACGGAATCCTGGATACATCAGCTTCACTTCTACTTCAGCACGTGCGCCTAGTGAAGCCGAAACTTGCTCAAAAGTTTCCTTCATATGCTTTGTTTGTGCATCTAATTTAGCTTGGTCAATAGAGCGCGCTTCTGCTAAAATTGTCACTTCATCACAAACAATATTCGTCGCTTGTCCACCCTCAAAACGTCCAATATTTGCAGTCGTTTCTTCATCTAAACGACCTAGCTTCATTTGAGCGATACATTTTGATGCCACTGTAATAGCGGAAATACCCTTTTCAGGAGCCACCCCTGCATGTGCCGTTTTGCCAATAATCTTCGCAAAAATTTTAGCTTGGAATGGTGCTGCAGTCACGATGCCTCCCACTTTCCCATCACTGTCTACTGCAAAGCCATATTTCGCCTTAATCATGGTTGGATCTAGCTCTTTTGCTCCAACAAGCCCACTTTCTTCACCAGCCGTAATAATAAATTCAATATCTCCATGTGCAATATTTTGCTCTTTTAAACATTTTACCATCTCTAAAAGTGCTGCTAGACCAGCCTTATCGTCAGCACCTAAAATCGTCGTGCCATCTGATACGATATAACCATCTTCACGTAGAGAAGGTTTAATACCTTTCCCTGGAACAACTGTATCCATATGAGACGTAAAGTAAATTGGCTCCACATCTAATGTGCCTTTTAATGTAGCAATAATATTACCTGCTCCATGTCCATTACGCGTATGAGCATCGTCTTGGATAACTGTAAAACCAAGTGCAGTTAATTTTTCTACAAGAATTGGTGCAATTACTTGTTCATGTTTTGTTTCCGAATCAATTTGAACGAGCTCAAAAAACTCTTCTACTA
Encoded proteins:
- a CDS encoding saccharopine dehydrogenase family protein, yielding MGKALIIGAGGVASVVVHKCVQNSDVFEEICIASRTVSKCDALKEKLDGGKTKIHTAQVDADNTEEVIELIKAFGPDVVINVALPYQDLTIMDACLATGVHYVDTANYEPPETAKFEYKWQWAYKEKFEKAGLTALLGSGFDPGVTGVFTAHAQKHEFDEIHYIDIVDANAGDHGYHFATNFNPEINIREITANGRYWKEGKWVETAPLEKKEVYNLPEIGPKDIYLLYHEELESLAKNIKGLKQIRFWMTFSEKYLTHLKVLENVGMTSIEPIEFEGQMIQPIHFLKAVLPDPASLGPRTKGKTNIGCIIRGLKDGQEKTYYVYNVCDHEECYNEVGSQAISYTTGVPAMIGAMLVMNGEWRKPGVWNVEDFNPDPFMDALNKWGLPWQESHNPELLDLDLDAKELSR
- the nspC gene encoding carboxynorspermidine decarboxylase; this encodes MKPIDFSKVPSPSYVVDERLLTKNLELLKSIQDRTGCRILLALKGFSMHSTFPLVGEYLAGITASSLHEARLGYEKMGKEVHVYAPAYIEHEMDELLGYVDHIVFNSFNQWAQFKEKVKSAGKTIECGIRVNPEYSEIETALYDPCYTNSRLGTTLANFDKSQLDGIDGLHFHAMCEQNSDTLERIIEVVEEKFGDVLHQMKWLNFGGGHHITRADYDVEKLVNIINYIQEKYNLLVYLEPGEAVALNTGYLVATVLDIQKNGMDLAILDTSATCHMPDVLEMPYRPMIIGSGQANEFAHTYRLGGLTCLAGDVIGDYSFDQPLKPGDRLVFTDMAHYSMVKNHMFNGVNLPSIVSYNDEEGSKVIREFKFEDYSGRLS
- a CDS encoding chemotaxis protein CheW, whose amino-acid sequence is MESVKAVVFACGTEEYAVPVEQAISIEKLEHVTPIPHLPNYLLGFTRIRGELVPVLDFERILYNRSSNTATARIIVLNTDVVNYGLLVTEAREILDFDDSVLQQLGLVNYSKTRYFTAVANLENRMITYVDPKILVNSLDGIREIIDYLHKMLENEKENVEA
- a CDS encoding M20/M25/M40 family metallo-hydrolase, whose translation is MTSRLVEEFFELVQIDSETKHEQVIAPILVEKLTALGFTVIQDDAHTRNGHGAGNIIATLKGTLDVEPIYFTSHMDTVVPGKGIKPSLREDGYIVSDGTTILGADDKAGLAALLEMVKCLKEQNIAHGDIEFIITAGEESGLVGAKELDPTMIKAKYGFAVDSDGKVGGIVTAAPFQAKIFAKIIGKTAHAGVAPEKGISAITVASKCIAQMKLGRLDEETTANIGRFEGGQATNIVCDEVTILAEARSIDQAKLDAQTKHMKETFEQVSASLGARAEVEVKLMYPGFRVTETDKVVQVAIAAARNIDRTPTLGISGGGSDANVIAGFGIPTVNLSVGYEDIHTINEKIPVEELEKLADLLVEIVKESAKN